The genome window AGACGGGGATCTCCATCAAGATGGACAACCCCAAGGAGGTCGGAGCGGACCGGATCGTCAACGCCGTGGCGGTGTACGCGAAGCATCATCGGCCCGCCATCGTCGTCGACTTCGGAACGGCCACCACCTTCGACTTCGTGTCGGAAAAGGGTGACTACATGGGCGGCGTGATCGCCCCCGGGGTGAACATTTCCGCCGAGGCCCTCTTCCGGCAGGCCTCGAAACTTCCCCGGATCGAGATCGCCAAGCCCGCCACGGTCATCGGGAAGAACACGGTGGCGGCGATGCAGTCGGGGCTCTTCTACGGATATGTCGCGATGGTCGAGGGGATCATCGACCGGATCCGGAAGGAGGTCCACCTTGACCCCCTGGTGGTCGCCACCGGGGGGCTCGCGCGGACGATCGCCGCCGAGACGACAAAAATCCACGTAATTGATGAGAATTTGACTCTCGAGGGGCTGCGTATTATATACGAGAGGAACCTTTCCTGACCCGTGGAAGCCCCGGTCCGCGGAACATACGCCCCTTAGGAGGACGGTCAGAGTGGACATCCAGCAGATCCGGAACGTCGGCATCATCGCGCATGGGGGAGCGGGAAAAACGACGCTGGCGGAGGCCCTTCTGTTCGACGCGAAGGCCACGGACCGGATGGGAAAGGTGGACGACGGAAGTTCCAACTTCGACTACGATCCGGAGGAGATCCGGCGGAAGATCACGATCGGCACCTCCTTCCATCATTACGTCTGGGACAAGGTCGAGGTCACGCTCGCCGACACCCCCGGCTACATCAACTTCGAGGCGGACACCCGGTCCAGCCTCAATGTGCTGGACGGCGCGGTCCTCGTCGTCAACGCCGTCTCCGGCGTGGAGGTCCAGACGGAGAAGATGTGGAGCCTCGCGCGGGCGGCGGACGTGCCGGTGATCGCCTTCGTTTCGAAGATGGACCGGGAGCGCGCCGATCCCGCGAAGGCGGTCGAGGAGATCACCGACATCCTGAAGGTGCCCGCGGTGCCCGTGCAGCTGCCGATCGGTAAGGAGGCGGAGTTCCGCGGCGTGATCGACCTGTTCCGGATGAAGGCGGTGATGTACAAGGGCGACACCGGCGAGTTCACCCTCCAGGAGATCCCCGCCGACCTGGCCGCCGAAGCCGCGAGCGCCCGGGAGAAGCTCGTCGAATCGTGCGCCGAGTCCGATGACGCGCTGATCGAGAAGTTTCTCGAGGGGACCGCCCTCACCGACGAGGAGATCCGGGACGGTTTCCGCGCCGGTGTGCGGGCG of Deltaproteobacteria bacterium contains these proteins:
- a CDS encoding type III pantothenate kinase, with translation MLLVIDVGNTNTVLGVFEGEALLHHWRVWTDREKTSDEYGILLRNLCDASDFSSREIKAIIISSVVPPLTPTIMELCERYFGLTPMIVGPGIKTGISIKMDNPKEVGADRIVNAVAVYAKHHRPAIVVDFGTATTFDFVSEKGDYMGGVIAPGVNISAEALFRQASKLPRIEIAKPATVIGKNTVAAMQSGLFYGYVAMVEGIIDRIRKEVHLDPLVVATGGLARTIAAETTKIHVIDENLTLEGLRIIYERNLS